In Lolium rigidum isolate FL_2022 chromosome 3, APGP_CSIRO_Lrig_0.1, whole genome shotgun sequence, the genomic window GAGGGGAACCTGCTGACATGGGAATTCATGCATTTATTGTCCCGATTCGGGACCTTGAAACCCATGCTGTTCTTCCTGGAATTGAGATCAATGATTGTGGGCACAAGATTGGCCTAAATGGTGTAGATAATGGTGCCCTGAGGTTCTGTTCAGTTAGAATACCCCGAGACAATCTTCTGAACAGATTTGGTGATGTGGCGCGAGATGGAAAATATACGAGCAGCCTCCCCACGATTAACAGAAGATTTGCAGCAACCCTTGGCGAGCTTGTTGGTGGACGAGTTGGGCTTGCATATAGTTCTGTGGGGGTACTGAAAGTTGCAGTAACCATTGCTGTAAGATATGCTCTATTGCGTCAACAATTTGGTCCTCCTAAGGAGCCTGAAATCAGTGTTCTGGATTACCAATCTCACCAGCACAAACTAATGCCTATGTTGGCATCAGCTTAtgcatttcactttgccagagcGTATTTGGTAGATAAGTACTCGGAAATGAAGAAAACCGAAGATGAGGATCTTAGCGCCGATGTCCATGTGCTTTCATCTGGGTTGAAATCCTACATAACCTCATACACAGCAAAAGCTATTAGCATCTGCCGAGAATCGTGTGGTGGGCATGGGTATGCTGCTGTAAATCGTTTTGGTGGTCTGCGGAATGACCATGATATATTTCAAACATTTGAAGGAGACAATACAGTTCTTTTACAGCAGGTATAAATAAGCATCCTTTACAAAGCCAGAGCACACAGTTAATTACATATTGTTGATGAAATGAAGTTTGGGCGAGTCATTTAATGTGATAAAGTCACTCATACATCAAATAATGTACCTCCTATCATGATGGTATTGTAGGTTGCTGGAGATCTCCTGAAGCAATATCAGCAAAAGTTTAAGGGAGGGACACTCTCAGTCACCTGGAACTACTTGAGAGACTCCATGAGCACCTACTTGTCTCAGCCAAATCCCGTCACTGCTCGATGGGAAGGGGAAGATCATCTAAGGGATCCTAACTTTCAGCTGGATGCATTCAGAGTAAGTCATATCTACATAATAATCTCAGTACAAGTTGGCTAACATTCCCGCACTGATTGGATAAACCCTCTTATCAGTACCGAACATCACGATTACTGCATAGTGTTGCTGCTCGACTCCAGAAGCATATGAAGACGCTTGGAGGGTTTGGTGCGTGGAACAGATGTTTAAACCATCTGCTCACACTTGCAGAGTCACACATTGAGTCTGTCATTCTTGCTAGGTTTATAGAAGCTGTGAAAAGGTATAGTTTTGTGCTCGTCCTCGGTTAAACTGTTCTTACCATTGGTTCTCACTAGTAGTTTTTCTtttagaatatgaagctctctagTGAAAAAATTCTTATAAATTGAAGCTCACTAATAGATTGGCTCTTAAGAAGGTAGATCTTTTTAGTAGTTCTTAATATTTTATTTGTTTGGTTGAGACTTGGGATAAACAAGTACAGTGTCCAGCATGATCCCCTGAAAAGGGGCATCAGCAACTAAATGCTATTTGTGGAAGAATTGAAAAATATTCCTGTTGCCCTGACAGCATACTCCTACCAGTTTCCATCACGATTACTGGTGCTTAAGTAGTTGAGCCACCAAATGACTAACAGATAGTACTTGTGCGACTGAGAACTCCTTCCTGTGTTCGAGCCCTTGCCCTCATATTGTTCTTTAGCTGAACCATGAATAAAAATTAATGTTGACGATCAAAGCATAGAAGCCTACTCACCATTCAGATGTTATTTGCCTCCCTTTTGAGTTGCATATGGTAAGAATGTTAATATGACAACAATGACTAATGATGCATCCATGCAGTTGCCCTGACGAAAAAACACGTGAAGTACTGAAGCTAGTGTGCGACCTTTACGCGCTCGATAGGATCTGGAATGACATTGGGACATATCGGAACGTAGACTACGTCGCGCCAAACAAAGCGAAGGTACATTTCTGCTTATCCCGCCCCCCTTTCCCCTCCTCCAATACTGCAAGTATGCAATTTCAGTTCCTAGCTTCAAACCAGAACTAAGACCTGATGCTCCCCTTTATACTTGCAGGCTATCCATAAACTGGCAGACTACCTCAGTTACCAAGTCAGGCTTGTGGCCCGAGAACTCGTCGATGCCTTCGATATTCCAGATCAAATCATCCGTGCCCCAATCGGCATGCAATCGGAGGCCTACTCTCAGTATACGCAGTGTATCGGCTTCTAGACAAATAAACAACACAGGAATAGCATTCCACTACGAAGTTCAGACAGTTACTAGACGAAGTTCTCTGAAAACAAACTTCTGTCATATATCCAATATAATAGCAGGTCAAATAAAGTGTATAATAAGGTAAATAATAGACGAGGGACAATGTATAAGTGGTAACATCGTGAATTATTTTAGACGAGTGACAATGTATAAGTGGTAACATCGTGAATTATTTTTTTGTCAGATTGTGTTTTGACAGCACTGCTGTGAATAAAGCTCACACGTGACAGACTGTAATTACAGTGTCCGATGAATAATATCTCTTCATTCACGTGATAAACATGACGTGGCTACTAATCTGTAGGTTGAGAACATCATAGATGGAACCATCGTGAAAAGGCACTGATGTGATGAAACGAAAGCCAGTGATTAATAGGCCAGCTGAAATGCCCAACAAAGAAGAACTGCAGCAGTAACTCTTAGTCAAACATATATCCCAGCTCACATAAAACTGGAGCTATAAACAAACCACTTCTACATCCAGCCACAGCATATCCAGTTCTCTTGTTTCAATACAATACATGCACATAATCATAAAGAGCTTTTAAGGACTAGTACAAAACATAAAAACTCAATGTCAGTCTGAATCAGAATCCCGAGCAGTTGATGATCTAATCCTCCTATTTTTTGACATGTCAGtctcatcatcttcatcgtcctcatctttcttcttttcctcAATGATACCTACATTTTTTTTGGGTGTTAGCATATTTGTCATTCCAAATTGTGAATGAATGCTGTATGGAGCAGCTGTCTCTACCTTTCCTCTTCAGAATATTTTCCAATGCCCTGGTAGAAAAATCATCTTTACCTCCAAGGTCTTCAAATCCAACTAACCGATCAACAGCAATACCCTTCCTGATGTAGAAAAGTACCATGAACACAGTATATTAGTATAATAACTTATGACATTGGAATATAAAATAGGTAGAAGCCGTGAACAGTTTATGCACTTACTTGAACAATATAACACATGGCAACATTTTAATTGCCAGTTTAGTCACAAAGAAGGGAGCATTCTGAAATAATCATCAACAAATTAGCATCATCGATGCAGTAAAAGCAGAAGTAACTTAAAGCTAATAGCGATAGCATACCG contains:
- the LOC124702982 gene encoding acyl-coenzyme A oxidase 2, peroxisomal-like: MATTSRSGSAPDDEDSTPAMRRLRRLSLHLLQPSDRPAPEGPNSLVAAACAGKRRAGGLDADAAALTAYLRGRHRAMQARVYEFYVARPELQTPVELPTAAHRELCFRQMSALVREAGVRPLTLMASDPAEYFAVMEAVGGLDISLAIKVGVQYSLWGGSIINLGTKKHKEKYFDRIDNLEYPGCFAMTELHHGSNVQALQTTATFDPVTDEFIIDTPNDGAIKWWIGNAALHGKFATVFARLILPLQGKGGEPADMGIHAFIVPIRDLETHAVLPGIEINDCGHKIGLNGVDNGALRFCSVRIPRDNLLNRFGDVARDGKYTSSLPTINRRFAATLGELVGGRVGLAYSSVGVLKVAVTIAVRYALLRQQFGPPKEPEISVLDYQSHQHKLMPMLASAYAFHFARAYLVDKYSEMKKTEDEDLSADVHVLSSGLKSYITSYTAKAISICRESCGGHGYAAVNRFGGLRNDHDIFQTFEGDNTVLLQQVAGDLLKQYQQKFKGGTLSVTWNYLRDSMSTYLSQPNPVTARWEGEDHLRDPNFQLDAFRYRTSRLLHSVAARLQKHMKTLGGFGAWNRCLNHLLTLAESHIESVILARFIEAVKSCPDEKTREVLKLVCDLYALDRIWNDIGTYRNVDYVAPNKAKAIHKLADYLSYQVRLVARELVDAFDIPDQIIRAPIGMQSEAYSQYTQCIGF